The Neurospora crassa OR74A linkage group I, whole genome shotgun sequence genome segment CAGTGGTTATCTCAGTCAACTGCAACCGACCCAGCGTTGTCGCAAACATCCCCCGTTCCAAAACGACGAGCTGAGCAGCCTGCGCCGTATACCAGGCCACCGAAGAAAGCCAAGGCTGCCCTCGCCAAGCAGCCATCCTCGAAAACTGGGCCAGGCCCATCGCAAAGTACACTCATGGGCTTTATCAAAGCGAAgactccaactccaaccgTCAACCCAGACGAACGACATGGCCCAATAAATGGAAACAACCATTCTCCCGTAACGGCAGCCGAAACAGCATTGCGAAACGAACCATTTACAGCGAAAGGAAGCCAACCAAAGCAAGCTTTCGAAGCCGGCAATGTCGAAGAATGGGACGGAAACGCTGTCGAACACAAGACCAACTCGACAACATATGGAGAAAACAGCACTGCCATGGAGGACGAAGGCAAAGGAAAAACAATCTTCGACCCTATCCAGAACAAAGTGTCCTGGTCCAAGCTGTTGGGCAAGAGGGTCGTTCCGAAGTGTGAGCACGGCGAGGATTGCCAGAGCTTAGTGACCAAGAAGCCGGGGATCAACTGTGGTAGGTGGTGCTGTTGTTTTCCGCCTGTTTCTTTTTGCTTGCCCTCCTTTCTCCCACCCCCactctcccctcctcctgaAACAGTCTGATGACCTCACGCTGACACTCCTTGATTCGCATCTCGTTGCAGGCAGATCCTTCTACATGTGTGCTCGACCCCTCGGGCCGTCTGGCAACAAAGAGACGGGCACGGAGTTCCGATGCAAGACGTTTATATGGAGCAGTGACTGGAGTGGGCGGCAGTAGGTGGCCTTGGCTTGTATCGGATAATATTGCAATGGAAAGGCGATCTTGGGTCAGATGCTCTCGTCGGCTGAGGCGGCGCAAACCTTCTTTTTGCCCGAGGTAACAGAAAGGAGGCTACTATCGACATGGAAGAGGCGCCCGTGGTCAAGAGAGGACGCAGTAATTGGGGGAATGGCGGTGGAGGCGCTGCAAATGATGATAATGAGGGATACACCAAGCTTCAATCTTTGATTCTGCTGGTGATTAAATGCGCTTGTCTATTTCGTGATAACACATAATCGAATCATCCCAAAGTCAATGTCCTTCTGCTTTTCCACAGCTACTCAGCTGCCTCACGTTTTGTAGTTGCGGGATGGGCCGGGGTCCTCTACTGGTGATACTCCGGAATGCTTGACGTCTCACTTGGTCCCCTTACCGCACGACGTGGGAAGCAGACAAAGCAGCGAAGCCAACCGCCGGAAAAACAAGACAGTTTGTAGCACAGCGGAGACAAGTAAGCAAAGCAAACGTTGTCAAGCGAATGAATGTTCCACAGGCATACGAACGAAGAAATTGGTTTTCTTTTAaatgctttttttttttctaagtAATCTACCTGTGCTCCCTTGTAGACGAGCGAAATAGGCTCCGGAGACTTTGATGAACGTACCATGATGCGCCAGTCACCCCACGCTCCGATATGCTAGCaacaaaggaaaagaaaccaTAGAATGAGACCAGAAACCGACCCCCTTGGATATCACTGACCTTGCGCCATGCAAAAGCAAACCAGACCTGTCCCTCCCTAATGCGAAGAAAAAGACTAAAGCCGACCTATTATGCCCTCCGCCATGTGACTTGTGTAGTACCCTGAGATACCTTTTACCGAACCGAACCGAGATGCAAATGAGATGTGCACTATGCTGCTTCCTcctggaaaaaaaagactgtCGACTGTTGAGTCCCTTCTGACCGACCCAGTGCATATGTCGCACCGCCCATTTTCCCTTCTGCTAAGATCCCTTTACCGTGAACGGTgagatgacgaagaagaaaactgACGCCCAAAGTATGGATGGGTTAGTGCCGATGAGACAGCGCCGACTGTCGAGGAAGATGTGTGCTTGCTGTGACTCTGACAAAGAACAAATAAGGAAATGCGAACcatgagaaaaagaaaccgagACCGTTGTTGCTTGCTGTATCCATGCCGGTGTCAAAGTCTTGTCGTCGTATGCAGGAGTCTGAAAACCAAACCCGAGAAGGGTGGGGCAAGTGACTCTGCAGTGATGTCAAGACTGAGGTCCAGCTGCTGATTGAAATGGCTGATAGAACAGACGGACCAAGACTGAAACTGATGCTGAGCTGCGCTGATGGAATGTGCCAAGAGAATGAAGCTGTCCACTGCCGGCGAGCACGCCCTAGTGTGCTGTGATTTGAGGACGGGACTCCCTACTCGTAGGATTGACGAGAGATTGAACAGAGAGCCATCGACTTATTTGTGATGTCTTGGTTGTTGATCAACTGTTGCCGGCTCTCCAAATGCGAAGTCGGCGAGTACGAGCGTTAGTCCGTGAATGTGGGACAGCGGTAGTGAATGAGACATGATCTGGATCAATGTAGTCGCAAGCGTGAGTAAAGAATCAGGACGCCTGCTTGAGAAGGAATCGCATGGAGTCGTCCTCAGTCATCATGAAGTCCGGGTCCTGGGCCACGGACAGGTCGGTCGACATGTCGATAATGTGGTTAGGCTCCTCCCACTCGAAGTCGGGGAAAGGGCCGACCTCCTCGGCTTGTTGAGGTTGAACAACATCGTTAAGTGCGGCTTCTTCGGCAGCCAACTGGCCGTTCGACTCTTCCCAGACAAAGTCGAGCATCCGCAAAATTCGTTGCCGATCTTCGGGCGAGATTACGCAAGGATATCTCATGCGAGGAGGAACGGGATCGGTGGTGGGAAATCGCGGCTGGTCGGGGTAAAGGTGAGGATTCTCAgctcgatgacgatgaaCCTCCATTTCCGCCAGTTCCCTGAAGCGAGCTTTTGCCGCGGGGTGCTCGCTGTTCCACAAGCCCGCAACAATTTGAGCTGTATAGATATGGTTAATAAATGTCATGCAGGACAGGCGAGTTTGTTCACATACAAATATTGCGAGCTGAAAGACTCGGATCTTCGGAGAACAGAGTATCCAACAGCCATTGGTAGTAGAGAACGAATTGGTTGCGCGGGCGGCTAGTACCATTGCTTTGAGTTACCGAACTCTGTTCAAAAAAGTTGCTGGGCAGAGTCATGTCGATGGTATGAGAGCTTTGCTCTTGCTGCTCAACATTAGCACCTCCTTGGTTTGAGATGCCCAAGACGCTCTCGCTTGGAATGGTGGGAGTTCGCGCTGGAATGTCTGGTTAGCTTGAGCAATGGGGGCCCAATGTTTGGTGAACTTACAAGGGGGCGAAACTGCGAGTATGTCCCAGTTTCCCCATTCCATCATCATGAGCCCAAATGGATACGTGCAGATCGCGATGCTGGACTCGTCGGGGGCAACCATGAGCAAGGCCTCTTCGCCAAACACGACACTGAAAGGAGTCAGCTATGAGCTATAAGAGAAACTTTCCTCGGGCCAACACTCACACTGAGTTGTCCATCGCATAGACAAGATCCTCTTCAGCAAATTCGGCCAGATGGGACCTGAACAGCATTACCTGGATCCTGCCATAGTGAATTGCAGTCACAGGGCTGAGACCGGGTGCGATGTCGCTGATTGAATCAACGTCTAAGGCAGACATTGTGATAGAGGGGTGCAGACGGCGACTACAGGTGTGCTTGGATGTGGTTATGGAATGGATGGGACAGACGAAGTGTAAGAAGATTGACGTATATGAAGATGAATGACAACGAGGACCGGTAGTTGGTGGAAAACGGAATTGTCGAGTGTTGAGtttggaggaaggaagagggggtATTTGCGAGAATTTGAGCCGGTATTTGTAGGTGATACGACAATCTGCTCTGCGTGGGTTAATGTCAAGGTGAATGGCAGGAAAGGCCCAATACCTCCCGCAGCTCGTCCTCCTATTGTTCGCGGGAAAGGGTACGCATTTTGCTATTGTTTCTGTGGCTTGCCAGCTGCGCACCTTATGTGATTGGTCAAATTGACGTTTGCCCTAAGGTTGGCCGGGAGAACAATAGGAAGGACTTGGGATGAAATTTGGCATACGATGCCCCTCAAATCGGCGAGTGACCTTGGCTGATTCTCACAGGAGAACAATAGGAATAACTTGGGATGAATCTCAGCATGCAGTGCCCCTCGTCAAGTAATCTCCACCTCAAGTTTCACAGGAGAACAATAGGAAGGACCTGGATTGGAAACCTGCCAGGCAATGTCCCTCGAAAGATATTTTGGAACCCTGTGTCTTTGTTGGTTCACTTCTTCGAAACTCCGTGTCAACAAAACTTCTCTCCATACTTAGCAGTCGCATGGCAGCTTTCTCAAGCGTTCATTGTTGAGGTTTCCTTTTCGTCAGCTGTCGACATGAATCTTCTCAACATGCAACCTAAAAGGTCAGAGCAACCAGCTATGTTCGAAGAAAACCGTGCCTCTAGCCAGGAAGGCCAGGATCTCGAAGTGATGTACAAGGTAGCAATTCTTCTGACCCGGAAACACTCGCTTGCTTGTCGCTAATGGATTGGTCAGAAACTCCATCAGCTACAGGCTAGGCTTTCCCGTTCAGTTCTTTCAGAGGCAATCAAGGAGTTCGAAGAGAACCTTCGGTGTCTTTTCCATGAAGCCAAGCTCTTGCTATGCTCAACGAGAACGAAGTATCGCCAAAGCTGGTTCGGGTCTAGCAACGAGTTCGGATCTAGCGACGAGAGAAGAATCATCAAGACATCATGCTGCATCATTGAGTCGACAAACACAATTCTTAACTTCCTCTCATTTCTTGAGAAGAATCGAGGATTGCCATTCGGTGGAGATCAAAGACTCCAACAAGCTGCCTACAAAGGCCAGCAGTTTGCGTTCCGCCTCCTTCGCTCACTTACACTTCACAAAGCTGCTCAGGAGGTTCCGGGAAAGGACTTTGGCTTGGTCTACGGAAAAGATGTGTACGTACTGAATGGACATATTTTGCACAGGTCGAAGCAAGAGATCGTGGGGCAGGCGGGAGGAAGAAACTGGCATGTCGACCATACCCTCCATCCTTTGAGGCGCGTTCCAGGCACCCCATGGCACAAGTTCTTTGGCAATCTTGAAGTTGGCGACGACAAGCAACTTCGCCTCTtcgatgatgatgcggcCGTCGACAGTTACCGAGTCGGTCCTCAGAAGTTCTTTGTGGTTATTCCGGAAACTGCTGAATTTATTTTGGACGAAGTCAGCAGCGAGCATCAGAGAGTCGCTACAATTCACACAGAGGTAAGTACTTGAACGTGTCTGAAAACTACAAAATTTGCACGACTGACTGAAGGTAGAATGGACATGTCCAGCCGCCAGCACCGACATCCATTCAGCAAGAAGTAAGTTCTCCTATCTCGATTTAATGTAGGTAATCATCACTGACATCACGGCAGGCTCTCCTCAGGAAGTTGGACTTTGCCATGACAACATCATTGCCTGGTTATGTTGTAGAAGGACAACCTGAGATTGTGTTTCATCATGAAGGCTTACGCCAGGTTCGTATGATCCTGCTTACTTTTCACGGATGATGATGTGCTAACAACCGATCAACAGATCCCCGTTGACTACAGTCAGGAGCGCCCACTTAGCATTCTCTCCCATGTTTTCACTCGACCCGCACTTTGGGGAGAGGGTTTGGAGCTTGCTGATCACTTCGACCCGCGAGACGGTGTGCAGCAAGAGGAGCACATCTATTACATTTGATGGATATGGTAGAATCCGTGGCTCGCACAAACAATgctacttttaatttaagaaaAGTATTATTCGATCAGAGTGGTTTCACTTTTTTCTTAGAAGTTCACAAAGCTGTTATGTGTTATGTAATCCAAGCCCTCGCTGAAAGTTGTGCCCCCAAGGCAGCaagccccccccccacccccctccctcctctcccccgcGGTCGTCAAGTGAAGGGAGAGAGAAGCCGCTCCACCCAAATtaaccaaccaaccccatGTCTCCTATTTAAGAAAGCCCAGTTCATCTTTTCCACCTTCACCCAAACTTCCCACCATCTTTCCCCGAACATCAACTTCGCAACCAAAATCTCGGCAGCACTACCTCACGTGTTCAGTGCTCTCCAATCAATAATCCATCCACCAGAAACACGATGTCGGGTGTCGATCAAATCGTCAAGACGTTCGCCGACCTCGCTGAGGACGACCGTGAAGCGGCAATGAGAGCTTTCTCAAGGATGatgcgtagaggtaccgaaCCTGTTCGCCGAATCCCCgcggcaaagaagaaggtcaaCGGCTTCATGGGTTTCAGATGTGAGTCAAATCTGAATCAACATTGTCGTTGATCCATGGCTGATTGCTCTTCATTTCAGCGTACTATTCCCCGCTCTTCTCTCAGCTCCCGCAAAAGGAGAGATCGCCCTTCATGACTATTCTCTGGCAGCATGATCCCTTCCACAATGAGTGGGATTTCATGTGCTCGGTGTATTCGTCAATCCGGACCTACCTTGAGCAGGAGAAGGTTACTCTGCAACTCTGGATTCACTATGCTGTCGGCCATCTGGGAGTGATTATCCGCGACAACTACATGGCATCCTTTGGCTGGAACCTCGTCCGTTTTCCCAACGGCACTCACGACCTCGAGCGCACGGCTCTTCCTTTGGTTCAGCACAATCTCCAGCCCATGAACGGCTTATGCCTGCTCACCAAGTGCCTCGAGAGCGGATTGCCTCTTGCCAATCCTCACTCTGTCATCGCCAAGCTTTCAGATCCTAGCTACGACATGATCTGGTTCAACAAGCGTCCTCACCGTCAGCAGGGACACGCCGTTCAAACTGATGAATCTGAAGTTGGAGTTTCGGCGATGTTCCCTCGCAATCACACGGTCGCTGCAGAGGTAGATGGCATCATCAATCTTCCTCTCTCCCATTGGATTCAGCAGGGAGAATTCGGTACCGAGTCTGGATACTCAGCTCAGTTTGAGACCTTGTTGGATTCAATTCTCGAGAATGGACACGCCTCCAGCAATGACCCTTACAACATGGCTCTGGCTATCGATGTTCCCATGATGGGTTAGTGGAAGATGAGGTACCATCTTGCAAAACTTTACCCGTGTGCTAACCGATTAACAGGATTTAACGGAGGAGCATAGAAGCACGGCGCAGTCAccgttttctttcctttgtcACATCTGGATTTCGTGTTACGGGCATACAAAGCGAGGGCGAAAAGGGTCTAGTTAGGTTTCTTTGTGCATACATTTGGGGCAAATCATGAGACTTCAGAATCGAACGGGGTGGAATGGGCAATTACACGGCAAGGAGACAGGTACCCGCCTAGAAGGCGAAAGAGTATCAAATAAAATCAAATCAGCGGCGTCCACCATCTGATCCGGGATGGCCTTCACTACTCGGGGGTTGCGGTTCGCTTTTGTatggggagaggggggaaaaagTTTGGCCAGCCAAAAGCGACCCGAATGGAACCCTAGTCAATCAATACCTATGAACGCAAGCGTCTGCGGTGTCATTGCCGGATTTGACATGTCGTTGAGATAAAGAAACAGGCCCGCCGCTGACGGCAACGCTTATGCATGCAACCCCGCTGCGCTGAATGCTTCAGCCGCAAAACTGGGGCAATGCGGGAGCTGTGGCCCCCGTTCATGCTAGTGTACAGGGTTGCTCTGCTTCTAAGATCCTGATAAGGGTCCGCTGATGTTTGTACATACTACATATCAGTCCCTGTAAGTTTGCTAGTCTGGTTCCTGCCCCATATTTTCTTCCAAGGGGGTAATATGGGGGACTGTAAGGCGGGACTGGTCTATCTACGAGTCCGGGTCCCCGCAGGAACTGTACCCTTCAGTGGGTCCCGGTCACGTATCCTGCGACGTTCCGTCTCGGCCAGGAATGGCAGCTTTCCCCGTTGATTTTCGGTTTATCATCACATAAAGGTTTTGGTTGCTTGTCGACATGTGCGTTCGAGACATTAGGGCAGAGTCCCGATGCGTTATTGGTGGCACCGCTTATGCATGGACCCTTAGTTTAACCTTCTGTTGGTTTGGCGTCCCGCACTAATAAGGCAACAACTGACTGCCAGTCCCTGATCCCCAACAAGGAAACCCCAAAGCACGTTATTCTCCTAGCCGACGGAGGGCATTAAACTCGGTAACCGTAGCCTTGGACCTCCGaacctacttacctatacTTGTAGAAGTGAACTTTGCTCGTACAGGAAGGAAGGACGACGTGGTCTCAAGGATGAAAGCATACCTACAGGTACTTAAACCATCATATCGCTCCCTTCAATTCTTCTCCCATTCCAACCACATCTTTCTCAGTTTTCTCCCAATTAATCGGAAATCGAGTGCTCAAATCATTCCAATCGCATTAGTTTACCAAAAGTCAATTCAATCATTCTTGTTTAATCACTATTACCGTACACTCACTCCTACGCTACCCTCCCGTCGAAAAGACAATTGAGCACATTGGCAGACCAACCCTTTTTTCCGACCCGCAGGTATGTCTCTCGCTCACCATTCTACTCTCCGCTTTCTCGCCTCTCCAACTTCTTTCTAACATAATAGCAACAGTCTCGAAAAATCCATCTCGAACATTCCGGTACAATAGAGCAGCAAGCTCTTCCACCCCAAACCACGTCCAGCCCTTTCTCACAGCAATGGGTAACGATCATAAGTACCTATCTTCTGTTCGGACTCGGACGCTACTGGTTCAGGGCAGAGCGCATCTGGAAGAACTGTTTCGGCGATATCAGACTTCTTTCTCAAGCGTCGTCGATCGAAATCCGAACTCGAATCATGATTTCGGCTCTGATTGGACCGCTGTTCATATTACTATGGCCTGTCGACGTGACAGCGACCGTCATCTGGGGCTACCTCAGAGATGCGTTCCAAAGCTACTCAGATCGGGATACTGAAAGCAAGACTACTCCTGTTAGGAGCAGTACCCCGCCGCCAGCTTATACAACTGATGAGGAATGAGCTCCATCGAAGAAATATCTGACGGAGGACTACCCAGGAGTATGAAGCGAAGGTGTTGATGATCGGCAGTGATCTCATGAtagtttttttctttatttttcaGCGAATACTTCCTTGCTGTTAGCGTTTGTGATTTGTTttaaagaggagggaaaagaTAACAAGCTAAGAAACGCATGGCGGGGCTCCTCGGGTCTTGGAGGAGTGGAGATAACTTCCGCAATTAGGTGGCATCATTATATCATACAGAGAACCCTATCGCATTGCGATACTTGTCAGAGGCAGGGGTATAGCTGCTAATGCAATCACAAGCAACTTGGTCTGCTGCTTCAAAAATAAACACAGCAATGTTGTCTTCGCTCCAATTTTGCTGCTTCGTTTGACGTTCTGCCCATAAATGAATATGGGAATATAGTTCTGGTGGGGGTCAGCTTCCCGCACAGTCTAATTGGACAATCCTTGAATTTCGTTCACTAATCCCGGCTTGTCGAAATCCCTTGCGTCCCGCTCTCCAAGTGTACAGGGATATACAGTGTATATAGACATCTTTGCGCGGTACTCTTGTACCGTAGCGACGAGAGTCTGGGACGGGATCGTGCTGATTCTGCCAGATACGCACACAAAGAAACTTGACGCATTGGAGAGTACCAAGTAGGTACATTAAGTCTTGGGTTTATTTAGAAGATACCAGCGCAACATCCATTCTACCTGAAGCTGGCAGGTTGCTTATGTTCCCAAGTCCCAGATTTGAAGTTGTCACCGTACCCTGCGGAGTGCTGACAGACTGCCTGGTCGGCGGTGCCGACCTTCCATTCTCCATCAAGCCCACGGTAACATATAGCAAGCAATAAGACAACGCAAGATTCTGCAACATTCACTCTTCGCTTTGTCACAAGAAGGGGCCCGTTCATCATATAGGCAGTATTCCACCTTCGTGCCTCGCATACCGAATTCTTGTGTTGTGGCATGTATGGCCAAGGGTTTGCATATGCTAGGTGCGTGGCGCCGACTGGCGGAAGAGCTGGGGTCTCGACCATTCTTCCCACTTTGTCGGCGCCGTTCTTTCGGGCGTTCGGTTGATCGGATGTTTGTGCGGTTCCGTCACAGACTCCCGAAACCCTAGCTGCCCGCATTGCCGTTACTGTGttacaagaaaaaaaagcgaAAGGAGGGTGCAAAGGTTTGTGCAATCAATGAGGGTTCTTGACAGCTCGTGCAGTACAGTACCAATGTACCGCTTCTCGAATCTCCCTTCGGTACTACTCTCTTCAAATCTCACCGCGGCACTCTGCCCAGGCCTCGTCAAGTGGCTTGCTGTTTGAACATGTATTTGCAAAGCGAACCTGGCTTGTCATCTTTGAACATATAACTGGTGGCGGACCGGGGGATGAGCGGTTTGTGTTTCCGGGAATCCCATGTAATTTCTGACAGCAGGTCTGACAGAACAAGTTCAATGTCATTTGAATCTGCATCTCACCCAGTATAAAGTTCACGAAGATAGCAATGGGTCAACAATTGGTTGCCACCAGTCAATCAAACCCATGACTCTCAGCTGACTGCAGGAAAGCTTTCGGTCACAATCGCTTCACAGCAAGCTTACAAATTTCGAAAAGTGATATCTCACAAAGTGATCCCTGGATCATTTATCGTGCCTTACAGATTCCCCCTTGATTCTCATTTCCCATTCTCCCTTGCGCTTTGATTGTCTGTTTGCTACTTATCGCAAACGAACGCTGACGTTGAGCAGTCCAATTGATTACGAACTAGTTATCTAGCGGGAATTTGTCGTCTCGTATATCCTCTTTAGGTCTTGCTTGTTActgttcccacactcaaacgcctgtgcagtcttggcggacgtgtgcgtgtacacacacacacaactttTTGGTAAAATGGACTATTGAAAcgaaagacgaagatgaagaaacTCAATTATCCTATGGAAAAAAAACTATTCTCTTAATAATCTTAAGTACGCTGACTCTGAATCTCAAGTCGGATTTCTTTTATCTCTTTGTTTGGTAGAGATATAAGCAAATGAAATCTCATCGATGGTCCGTTTTGCCAAaaagttgtgtgtgt includes the following:
- the matA-3 gene encoding mating-type protein A-3 gives rise to the protein MSALDVDSISDIAPGLSPVTAIHYGRIQVMLFRSHLAEFAEEDLVYAMDNSVVVFGEEALLMVAPDESSIAICTYPFGLMMMEWGNWDILAVSPPSRTPTIPSESVLGISNQGGANVEQQEQSSHTIDMTLPSNFFEQSSVTQSNGTSRPRNQFVLYYQWLLDTLFSEDPSLSARNISQIVAGLWNSEHPAAKARFRELAEMEVHRHRAENPHLYPDQPRFPTTDPVPPRMRYPCVISPEDRQRILRMLDFVWEESNGQLAAEEAALNDVVQPQQAEEVGPFPDFEWEEPNHIIDMSTDLSVAQDPDFMMTEDDSMRFLLKQAS
- the matA-1 gene encoding mating-type protein A-1, variant, encoding MSGVDQIVKTFADLAEDDREAAMRAFSRMMRRGTEPVRRIPAAKKKVNGFMGFRSYYSPLFSQLPQKERSPFMTILWQHDPFHNEWDFMCSVYSSIRTYLEQEKVTLQLWIHYAVGHLGVIIRDNYMASFGWNLVRFPNGTHDLERTALPLVQHNLQPMNGLCLLTKCLESGLPLANPHSVIAKLSDPSYDMIWFNKRPHRQQGHAVQTDESEVGVSAMFPRNHTVAAEVDGIINLPLSHWIQQGEFGTESGYSAQFETLLDSILENGHASSNDPYNMALAIDVPMMG
- the matA-1 gene encoding mating-type protein A-1, whose product is MSGVDQIVKTFADLAEDDREAAMRAFSRMMRRGTEPVRRIPAAKKKVNGFMGFRSYYSPLFSQLPQKERSPFMTILWQHDPFHNEWDFMCSVYSSIRTYLEQEKVTLQLWIHYAVGHLGVIIRDNYMASFGWNLVRFPNGTHDLERTALPLVQHNLQPMNGLCLLTKCLESGLPLANPHSVIAKLSDPSYDMIWFNKRPHRQQGHAVQTDESEVGVSAMFPRNHTVAAEVDGIINLPLSHWIQQGEFGTESGYSAQFETLLDSILENGHASSNDPYNMALAIDVPMMGFNGGA
- the matA-2 gene encoding mating-type protein A-2 → MQPKRSEQPAMFEENRASSQEGQDLEVMYKKLHQLQARLSRSVLSEAIKEFEENLRCLFHEAKLLLCSTRTKYRQSWFGSSNEFGSSDERRIIKTSCCIIESTNTILNFLSFLEKNRGLPFGGDQRLQQAAYKGQQFAFRLLRSLTLHKAAQEVPGKDFGLVYGKDVYVLNGHILHRSKQEIVGQAGGRNWHVDHTLHPLRRVPGTPWHKFFGNLEVGDDKQLRLFDDDAAVDSYRVGPQKFFVVIPETAEFILDEVSSEHQRVATIHTENGHVQPPAPTSIQQEALLRKLDFAMTTSLPGYVVEGQPEIVFHHEGLRQIPVDYSQERPLSILSHVFTRPALWGEGLELADHFDPRDGVQQEEHIYYI